A genomic stretch from Rhinatrema bivittatum chromosome 9, aRhiBiv1.1, whole genome shotgun sequence includes:
- the SUCNR1 gene encoding succinate receptor 1: protein MDGNNTEDSCLKVDQLLEKYYLSILYTFEFILGMLGNSIVIFGYIFCMRKWSSGNIYLFNLCLSDLAFLCTLPMLIQSYSNENWIYGAIMCKTNRYLLHANLYTSILFLTFISIDRYMLIKHPFKEHLLQKKRLALIISVAIWVIVTLEILPILTFIGPNNSYNDGKCGNYAGSGDPYQSLAFSMCLTFIGFLIPLCVMCFFYMKMVIFLRKRNEQLTTTVPLEKPLTLVILAMIIFSCLFTPYHIMRNVRIASRMESWKISECTKSIINSVYIISRPLAFMNSVINPVFYFLMGDNFRDMLITKVRQASQTMKSYCI, encoded by the coding sequence GATGGGAACAATACAGAAGACTCCTGCTTGAAAGTGGATCAGCTGCTTGAAAAATATTACCTGTCTATCCTATATACTTTTGAATTCATTCTTGGTATGCTCGGAAACAGCATTGTTATTTTTGGCTACATCTTCTGCATGAGAAAGTGGTCATCTGGCAACATCTATCTTTTCAACCTATGTTTGTCAGACCTTGCCTTCCTTTGCACACTTCCGATGTTAATTCAGAGTTATAGCAATGAAAACTGGATATATGGGGCTATTATGTGTAAAACCAACCGATACCTGCTCCATGCAAATCTGTACACAAGCATCCTCTTTCTCACATTCATCAGTATTGACCGGTACATGCTTATTAAGCATCCTTTCAAGGAACACCTTCTGCAGAAGAAGCGTCTGGCTCTCATAATCTCAGTTGCCATATGGGTCATAGTCACCCTCGAAATACTACCTATACTTACCTTTATAGGACCTAACAATTCTTACAATGATGGGAAATGTGGCAACTATGCAGGCTCCGGAGATCCGTACCAAAGTTTGGCCTTTAGTATGTGTCTTACTTTTATAGGATTTCTCATTCCCCTGTGTGTCATGTGCTTCTTTTACATGAAAATGGTCATCTTTCTTAGGAAAAGGAATGAGCAGCTCACCACTACGGTTCCCCTTGAAAAGCCTCTCACGTTAGTCATTCTGGCAATGATTATTTTCTCATGTCTTTTTACACCATATCACATCATGCGAAATGTCAGGATCGCCTCCCGGATGGAATCTTGGAAAATATCTGAATGTACCAAAAGCATCATAAACTCAGTGTATATTATCTCCAGGCCTCTGGCATTCATGAATAGTGTGATTAACCCTGTTTTTTACTTCTTAATGGGTGATAATTTCAGAGACATGCTGATAACTAAAGTAAGGCAAGCCTCACAGACAATGAAATCCTACTGCATATGA